One segment of Apus apus isolate bApuApu2 chromosome 1, bApuApu2.pri.cur, whole genome shotgun sequence DNA contains the following:
- the STK24 gene encoding serine/threonine-protein kinase 24 isoform X2, protein MEYLGGGSALDLLEPGSLDETQIATILREILKGLDYLHSEKKIHRDIKAANVLLSEQGEVKLADFGVAGQLTDTQIKRNTFVGTPFWMAPEVIKQSAYDSKADIWSLGITAIELAKGEPPHSELHPMKVLFLIPKNNPPTLEGSFSKSLKEFVEACLNKDPSFRPTAKELLKHKFILRNSKKTSYLTDLIDRHKRWKSEQSHDDSSSDDSDTEDGQASGGSDSGEWIFTIREKDPKNLENGAVQPLELQRNKEKDTPKRPLSQCLSTVISPLFAELKEKSEECGGNTDSIEELRKAVYLAEEACPGITDNMVSHLVQRLQRYSLAGGSTSSY, encoded by the exons ATGGAATACCTAGGTGGAGGCTCTGCCCTTGATCTA TTAGAACCTGGCTCACTTGATGAAACCCAGATTGCCACAATATTGAGGGAGATACTCAAAGGACTGGATTACTtgcattcagaaaagaaaatccaccGAGATAttaaag CTGCTAATGTATTGCTGTCTGAACAAGGAGAAGTAAAACTAGCAGATTTTGGAGTAGCAGGACAACTAACAGATACACAGATAAAGAGGAATACCTTTGTGGGAACACCATTTTGGATGGCACCTGAAGTAATAAAGCAATCAGCATATGATTCAAAG GCGGATATCTGGTCATTAGGCATAACAGCCATAGAACTTGCAAAAGGAGAGCCACCTCATTCAGAATTACATCCAATGAAGGTTTTGTTCCTCATTCCTAAGAATAATCCACCAACACTGGAAGGAAGCTTCAGTAAATCCCTCAAAGAATTTGTTGAGGCCTGTTTAAACAAGGACCCAAGCTTT agacctACTGCAAAAGAGCTCTTAAAACACAAATTTATTTTACGAAACTCAAAGAAAACTTCCTACCTGACTGACCTTATTGACAGGCACAAGAGATGGAAGTCTGAACAAAGTCATGACGACTCCAGTTCCGATGACTCAGATAC TGAAGATGGCCAGGCTTCAGGTGGGAGTGATTCAGGAGAGTGGATCTTTACAATAAGAGAAAAAGACCCCAAGAATCTAGAGAATGGAGCAGTCCAGCCTTTGGAGTTGCAAAGAAATAAG gaaaaggaTACCCCAAAGAGGCCTCTATCCCAATGCCTGTCTACTGTGATATCCCCTTTATTTGCAGAG ttgAAAGAAAAGAGTGAAGAGTGTGGTGGTAACACAGATTCCATAGAAGAACTGAGAAAGGCTGTTTATTTAGCTGAAGAGGCTTGTCCAGGCATCACAGATAACATGGTGTCACACCTTGTGCAGAGGCTTCAGAG aTACTCCCTAGCTGGAGGAAGTACTTCATCCTACTGA